The Aneurinibacillus migulanus genome contains the following window.
ACAGGAAGTAGATAACGAGCGTATTCGCAAGATGCTCGATGAACGTCGCTTCCCGGGAGACTATAGCACGCAATTGCTCCGTTTAGATGAAACGTCCGCGAACCTGGATATTGAGAGCCCGTATACAGCGTTTCCGGTAGAAATGAAAGATTTGTTCAAAAAAGGCTTGACGACGATTGTTCCGGTTGTCGGAGGCGGAGACCGTCTCGGTACACTTGTTCTGGCCCGTGTAAACGAAACGTTTACAGATGATGATTTAGTGCTGGCTGAAGTAGGTGCAACCGTAGTAGGTATGGAGATTCTGCGTGAGCGCGCAGAAGAAATTGAGCAAGAAGCGCGCAGCAAAGCGGTCGTGCAGATGGCCATTGGCTCGCTATCGTATAGTGAATTGGAAGCTGTAGAGCATATTTTCGAAGAGTTGGACGCAAAAGAAGGTTTGCTGGTCGCAAGTAAAATCGCCGACCGCGTAGGCATTACTCGCTCTGTTATCGTAAATGCGCTCCGTAAGCTGGAAAGCGCTGGTGTTATCGAATCGCGTTCGCTCGGAATGAAGGGAACATACATTAAGATCCTGAATGAAAAGCTGCTTCCGGAGCTTGAAAAGTTAAAGACTTCATAGTTGAATATTCATAGCTTCATAACGAAAACATGTTTTTCGTAGTAAAATCCTATTTTATGTCAGGTAACAAAGCCCTATCTTTAAGATAGGGCTTTGTTCGTTTAATACAATCTGCTAATATAAAGATTGTTGTACGAATTACACATAATTTGTCGAATTGGCAGGATTTGATTTTCCTGATATGGAATATTGTAGCTTAAACCACTTCATACCTGTGATGAAAGGGGGAAGAAGGATGCTCTCGACACCAACCATGTCGATTTTTGAAAAAGCGCTTGATGCCGCTACGCTGCGTCAGCGGGCCATTAGTAATAACATTGCGAATGTAGATACGCCTCATTATAGGACTCAATCCGTAGTATTTGAGGATGAACTTCAAAAAGCAATGGCCAAAAGTTCTACTGCATTTACGGCCTATAGGACAAATGAGAAGCATCTGCCTTTTGGCATGGCGTCTCTTCAAGATGTTGGACCAAAGTTGCAGGTGGACAAGGCTGTAGGGCCTATGCAAAATTCCGCGAATAATGTCGATCTGGATTTTGAGATGACGAACCTAGCAAGAAATCAATTATGGTACAACGCACTTGTTCAGCAAGCGAGCGGTCAATACAACAAGCTTCGGACCGTAATAGGAGGGAAATAATTATGGCGCTGTTTGGGAGTTTCGATAGTAGCGCTTCTGCATTGACGGCCAACCGACTGCGAATGGATGTCATTTCAAGCAATATCTCTAATGCGAATACGACGCGAGGAGAATATGTGAACGGTCGATGGCAGCCTTATAAGCGAAAAGTGGCAATCATCGAACCGAAGAAGGAGGCTTCAAGCTTCCAGAATTTCCTTCAGATGGCCGCCAACAAAACAGGCAGAACAGTTACAAATGGCGTACGAGTTACGCGGATTATGGAAGATCGGACGCCGCCGAAAATGATGTACGACCCGACGCATCCAGACGCGGACGCGCGAGGATATGTGGCATTGCCGAACGTAGATATGCTAAAAGAAATGGTAGACTTGATGTCAACAACCAGAGCATACGAATCGAACGTAACAGCGATTAATGCGGCAAAGGCGATGGCGATGAAAGCTTTGGAGATCGGTAAATAAGGGGTGAGAATTATGATAGAAAAAATCGGGATGAATCTTCCGGTAGAAGCAATGCAGGGAGAAGGGAAGCGGGTTTCCCCAACACCTTATGAAGCGACCACCGCTTTTTCCACCTATTTGAAGAATGCGATTCAGGATGTAAACGGGTTACAAAAGGCGAGCGACAAGTTGAACCAAGGATTGGCTACAGGACAGGTTCAAGATATACACCAGGTGATGATTGCCTCGCAGAAGGCTGGCGTAGCAATGGATATGGCCATGCAGGTGCGTAATAAGGCCGTGGAGGCATATCAAGAAATTATGCGAATGCAAATCTAGTAATTTAAAGGCAATTGGCGGGGTGGAGGATGAACGAAAGATTGCAGCAGTGGCGGGAGAAGCTCACAGAGTTTTCGGCCCGTTTCTCAAAAAAACAAAAAATGATGATAGGCGCGATTGCCGCGTTTCTTATTATATCGGCAACTTTAGCAATTTATATAGCCTCCAGACCGACTTATGTGCCCCTTTTTAGCGGCAATTTAACTGAGGTGGATGTGGCTCAGATTAAAACGGAACTGGATGCGACAGGGTACGCCAACTATCAAATTCAAGGAAATAGCGTGCTTGTGCCAGAGAAGGACAAATACAATCTGGCAGCCGACTTAACAGCTAAAGGCGTACCTAAAGGTGAAGGTGTACGTCTGGATATTTTTAGTCAGAATATCGGTATGGGAATGACGGATCGGCAGTTTGATGTAATCGAGCGTGACGCGATGCAGACTCAGCTGGCAGATTTACTGAAAATGGTCGATGGCGTTCGAAATGCCAAAGTCACACTGGTTATGCCTCAAGAAACTGTGTTTGCTCGTGAAAATGAAGAGACAGCGAGCGCCTCGATTGTAGTCGATGTCGAGCCGGGTAAACAGCTGGGACCGCAGCAAATCAACGCCTTGTACAACCTGGTATCCAAAAGCGTGCCCAACTTGCCGAAAGATAAAATCGCCATCATGAACCAGTATAGCGAGATGCTGGAGATGGCAGACGAGGGAGACAACGCTTATTCGCTCGATCAATATGAAAAGCAGCGTAAAATAAAAAAAGACATCGAGACGGATATCCAGAAGAACTTGCAAAACATGCTAGGTACGATTCTGGGCCGTGATAAAGTTTTCGTATACACGTACGTTAAGCTGAATTTTGATAAGACGCAGCGGGAAGAACAGCTCGTCGAGCCGGTAGATAAAGAAAATAATGAAGGAATCATTATTAGTGCAGAAAAGATTCAGGAGACGTATTCAGGCAAAGGCGCATCCGCTGGAGGAACCGCCGGAACAGGTGAAACGCAAATCCCTGGTTATCCGGGCGCTACCGGCGGCGAAAATGTCGAGTCGGAAAAAATAGAGGATCGTGTAAACCGGGAAGTGAACCGGATTAAGCAAAATATTGTCGGTCAGCCATATAAGATTGAGGACATTTCAATCAATGTTGGTGTGGAACCACCAACCGCAGACCAGGCGGATAGCCTGACTGATGAAGTGAAGAAAGATATTGAGCAGATTATCGGCAACGTTGTACGTACATCCCTTTCTTCACAGGGAACGGAGTTCACTGAGGATCAAATTAATCAGCGGGTAAAGGTGTTTGCACAGGCGTTTAACGGTAAGCAGGAAGTGGTAGAGGAAGGAAATAATTGGACCCTTATTATTGTTTCAAGCATCGTAGGACTTCTGCTTATTGTTGCTGTCGTCGTATTCATCATAGTGCGTAGACGGAGAAATGAAGAGGAACAAGCTGTAGCGGAAACGGTACAGACGAAGCCGTTCGAAGTTCCGGAATTGCAGTATGCGGAAGATGGAGAAGAGGTCATCGTGCGCAAACAATTGGAAAAACTGGCAGGCGAGAAGCCGGAAGAGTTCGTCAACCTGCTGCGCACCTGGCTAGCAGACGAATAGGGGTGAGGGATGTAGATGGCACGTCCGTCAAGAGAATTGAGCGGAAGGCAAAAAGCGGCGATTCTTTTAATTTCGCTGGGACCGGAAGTGTCCGCTCAAGTTTTTAAACATTTACGTGAAGAAGAAATTGAACAGCTAACACTTGAAATCGCGAATGTACGAAAAGTAGGGGGCGAGGATAAAGAGTCGGTTTTAACCGAATTCCACCAGATTTGTGTAGCGCAGGAGTATATTTCTCAAGGCGGGATTAATTACGCCAAAGAAATTCTGGAGAAAGCGCTTGGTCAGCAAAAGGCGTTTGATATTATTCACCGTTTAACTGCTCACCTGCAAGTTCGTCCGTTTGATTTTGCACGTAAGGCTGATCCGGGCCAAATTTTAAACTTTATCCAAAATGAGCATCCGCAGACCATCGCTCTTGTTCTTTCCTATTTGGAGCCGGAACAATCGGCGGCCATTCTATCCGCACTTCCTCAGGAAAGGCAGGCGGAGGTGGCGCGGCGCATCGCATTGATGGAAAGTACGTCACCGGACGTAATCAGCCAGGTTGAGAGCGTATTGGAGCAGAAGCTATCTTCTACTGTTGTACAGGATTATACGCAGGCCGGTGGCATCGAATCAGTAGTTAACATGCTTAACAACGTTGATCGAAGCACGGAACGTGTTATTTTGGATACACTTGAGATTCAGGACCCGGAGCTTGCCGAAGAAATCAAGAAAAGAATGTTCGTATTCGAGGATATCGTTGTGCTTGATGACAGATCCATTCAACGCGTTATTCGAGATGTGGAGAATGCAGATCTTATGCTTGCGCTGAAAGTTGCAAACGAGGAAGTACGCGACGTAGTATTCCGCAATATGTCCAAGCGGATGGCGGATACGTTCAGAGAAGAGATGGAATATATGGGACCGGTACGGCTGCGTGATGTAGAAGAAGCGCAGACTCGTATCGTAGCGACGATTCGCCGTCTGGAAGAAGCCGGCGAGATTATTATCGCCCGCGGCGGAGGAGATGAAATCATTGTCTAGGATTATTAAATCCGCTACTTACTCGACAATGGAAAATAAGAAAGTGATACAGTTTCAGCACCAAAAATATATCCGGTTTACAGAAGAACCTGGGGAACTGATGGGTGCAGAGGAACTGAACGAGGCTGTTGATGAGAGCTTATCCATATCCAAAGCTGATGAACTAATAAAAAATGCGGAGGAAGAAGCGGCACGAATCGTCGCGGAAGCCAGGCGTCAGGCAGAGGTTATTGTACAGGAAGCCAGGCAGGAGATTGATGCTTGGTGGAATCAAAAGCGGGTAGAGGATGAGGAAGCACGTCACTTCGCCAAGCAGGAAGGCTATGAGCAGGGAATAGAACACGGCAGAGAAGAGGGGCGTCGTCTCGTATATGAAGAGTATGCGCAAGCTCTTGAACAATCTGCTGCAATTTTGGAAGAGGCGCCAAGTATAAAGCGGCGAATGATTGCAGAGGCTGAATCATTCGTTCTTGACTTAACCATTGAGATTGCTCGAAAGGTTATCGGAGAACAGCTAACGCTCGATAAAGAGAATGTAATTGCGTTAATTCGCAGGGCATTGTCACGTACACAGGAATACAAGTCAGTTACGGTAGCTGTAAGTCCTGATACGTATACGTATGTACAGGAGAACCGGGCCAAGCTGCTTGAAGTTTTAGACAGTCAGGTGGAAATAACGATCATTCCGGATGATTCTGTTACAGATGGCGGAACGGTTATCCGTACGACGATGGGAAGTGTGGATGCAAGGGTGGATGTTCAGCTTGAAGAAATCAAAAAAGCGTTGCAGGCTGTTCTGGCTGATGAAGGTGAATCGTAATCATGCTGCAGTTTGAAAAGTATATTTCCGCTTTGCAACAGGTAGATCCGTTTCGGGTTAACGGGAAGGTTTCGCAAGTCATCGGATTAACGGTAGAGGCCATGGGGCCGAACGTGAAAATTGGAGAAGTATGCCATATTTATCCGGTAGCATCTTCAGTCCCGGTTCCTGCCGAAGTAGTAGGCTTCAAAGACAATAAAGTGCTGCTCATGCCTCTCGGGGAGCTGGGAGCCATTGGCCCTGGCTGTGATGTAGTTGCGACGGGCAAGCCGTTAACTGTGCGAGTAGGTATGGAATTGCTGGGTCAGGTATTGGACGGTAGCGGTAGGTTAATGAACGGGAGTCTTCTATCGAATGCTATGGTAGAGTATCCGGTTGACAGCCAGCCACCTAACCCGCTCTCCCGCCCAAGGATTCGCGAACCTCTTTCTGTAGGTGTACGCGCCATTGACGGATTGCTTACGGTGGGTAAAGGACAGCGCATCGGCATTTTTGCAGGAAGCGGTGTCGGAAAGAGTACCCTGCTCAGTATGATTGCCCGCAATACAGAGGCTGATGTGAACGTAATCGGTCTTATCGGAGAACGTGGCAGGGAAGTGGCTGATTTTATCGAGCGCGACCTTGGCGAAGAAGGGCTGAAACGTTCGGTTGTAGTCGTTGCGACGTCCGATCAACCGGCGCTTATCCGAATAAAAGGAGCATTGCTAACGACAGCTATTGCCGAGTATTTCCGCGATCAGGGACTGAATGTCATGATGATGATGGACTCTGTCACGCGTTTTGCAATGGCGCAGCGGGAAGTAGGACTAGCTATTGGCGAGCCGCCTGCTACTCGTGGATATACACCGTCGGTATTCGCGTTACTTCCGCGACTGCTTGAGAGGGCGGGGACGTCAGCGTCTGGATCGATTACCGCTTTTTATACCGTGCTAGTAGAAGGAGACGATATGAACGATCCGATTGCTGATTCTGTGCGCGGTATTCTCGATGGGCATATTGTTCTTAGCCGAAAAATCGCCCATACAGGGCAGTATCCTGCCATTGACATTTTGGCAAGCGTCAGTCGGGTAATGAAAGAAATCGTTACGCCACAGCACTATGCGGCAGCCAATGAATTAAAGCGATTGATGGCAGTTTATCGTGATGCCGAAGACTTGATTAATATCGGTGCATATAAGAGTGGAGCAAACCGTGATATTGATCAGGCTATTCGATATAAGGATACAATTATGCAGTATACAGGCCAAAGCGTGGATGAACGATCGAATCTTGAAGAATCGATTGAAACGTTAACAGCAACCTTTACTCCAAATTAGGCGGGTGATCACCGTGTCGTTTATTTATTCCTTTCAAAAAATCCTGGATATGAAGGAGAAAGAAAAGGAACAGGCAGAGATTAGCTACAGCAAGTCGATGCAGGCGTTGCACCGTGAACAAAAGCGCCTCTCTGACCTCGTAAAGAATAAACAGCAGGTAGAGGAACGTATGGTTCGGAAAGAAGAAACGATTTCTCTTGCAGAATTGAAAACGAACTATGAGTACGTTGGGCATCTGCAGCGTATGATTGTACAAGCTAATGAGACAAAAGTACAGGCTGAAAAAGACGTAGAGACCAAGCAAGGCATCCTATCGGAGCGGGCGATGGACCAGAAAATATGGGAGAAGCTCAAAGAGCACTCTTTTGAAAAATATAAAGAAAGAATGCTGCAGAGAGAGCAGAAAGAATTGGATGAGATAGCGGTGGCTCGGTATTACAGGCAAAGAGTGAAGCCGCACTAGGGGTGTTTTCATGGAAGAAATAGCAGAAGAGCGTTCATATAGTAGACTGGAATGGTTTTTTTATATCATTTTTATTCCGCTATTATTTACTCTTGTACTTTCAGCTATCATTGCTCAAATGTTTGGGTACAACGTGGTAGGGGTGCTGGCCAAAGAATTGAATCAGATTCCCGTTATTGAAAAATTAATTCCCGATGCCGCGATAGACCGTCCGCCATCCGAGAAAGAAGAAGTGAAGACGGACAAAAAAGACGTGACGGTTGCTGATTTAAAAACACAATTGGCGGTAAAGGAACGGGAAGTTAATGAGCTGAAAAAGAAGGCAGAGCTTGAAGAACAAAAGGCGAAGCGATTGCAGCAGCAGACGCAAATCCAGCAGGGAGATGCCAAAGTATCACAGGAGCAGATGAACGAAGAAAAGCAGAAACAGATTAAAAATCTGGCTAAAGTATATACAACGATGTCTGCCGGGAAAGCGGCCCCTATTATGGAGAAGATGTCTCCCGAAGAGGCGGGTCAGCTTCTGCTTGTCATGAAGCCAGAGGAGCGTTCCGCTATTATGGCAAAAATGGATCCAAAAACAGCGGCAGATTTAACGTTGCTTTTGAAAGAAACCTCCCAGGCTGATTCGAACGATCCTGGCGTACTGCAGCAACGCCTTCTTGAATTGAAATACAATGCGTCCATACGGGAATTGGCTGCTTCGATTTCAAGTATGCAGCCGACAAACGCAGCTAATTTGATAGAAAGACTATTTACATCGGATGAAAGAAAGGCTGTTCTTGTCCTATCACAGATGGAAGCCGGACAGCGTGGACAAATTTTATCGAAGCTAGCGGAAAATAAGAGCCGTGCAGCACTTGCGGCAAAAATTAGTCAAAAGTTGTTAACGAATTAACTACGAAAAGCCATTGTATTTTTCATATCATTTTCTTATATTTAGCTTTGAAAGGAGGTGAAAAAATTGACAACGGTACAAGTGAATGGAAGTCTTCCTATTACGAAAGCACCTTCCCGCCCTACAGGTACAAGCAATTCTGTTGCCTCTGCTACTTCATTTGCTAGGGAAATGCAAACGGCATTAAATGAAGGCCCCAAGGAAGCGCCAGATGCTCTAGCATCTGCTGAAAAAACAGAGGCTGACTCTCTATTGCAGATGCTGGAAAATCTGTTGAACACCGTAACAGATATAGTGAAGCAGGTAGAAGAGAATCAGGATGTGTTAAAAGATGGCGAGATTCCTGAAGAGCTGTATGCAGCTTTGCAGCAAATCTATCAGTTACTGCAACAGATGAACCTAGGAAAACAGGGTGAGCAAGGTAAAGGGACAGGCGAGTGGCTACAGAACGTATTCTCTCCTATCCAGCAGCAGGGAATTTCTAATACAGAAGAAGAGCCGTTTTCTATTCTTAACATGGAGCAAAAAGTAAAGGATATATTAAATCTGCTAAAAGGAAAGAATGCTGATTCGTTGCCACGTGATTTTACAAGCAGGTTACAGACAGTACTTTCGCAAGTAGAGAACGTGAGCCAGCTTGCACAGGATACGACTGTCAAGAATGCAAATGCTACTCCTATTAATGGGGCAATAACTCAGTCTAATGCTTTATCTGTAAAGGAAACAGTGCAGACAGAGGGAGCAGTAACTCCTATATCTGATGCTTCTGTACCGGAAGAGGGAACGGTAACGAAGGCGATGCATCATCAGCTACAGGAAAATGTTCCGAATGTAAAGCTTGAGGGGACTGCAACAGCACGCAATGCAAATGTGTCGCTCGTTCCAGCTCGTTTCTTCGCAAATGAGATGGAAACATACATTGTAAAGCAGGTTCAGCTGAATCGTGGTACCGGAGCGATGGAAACCACCTTGCGTCTCTTTCCAGAGAATCTGGGGCGGGTTGACGTGCGGATTACTGCCTTGAACGGAGCGATTACCGCACATTTTGTTACCAGTCAGGTGGCGGGAAAAGAAGCGATTGAGCAGCAATTGCATCAATTACGGCACGCATTAATACAACAGGGTTTGAATGTAGAGAAAATCGAGGTTTCATACATTACTACCACAACAAGTGAGCAATCAAGCGCTGATTTGCTTCAGCAGGGAAAGGGCAATTCACAGCAGCAGCAAAAAGGTGAGGAAGAACAATCTGCCGAAGAAGCTGAGTTTAACTTGGCAGAACTGTTAGGTGAAGACATACCTGAACCTGATGAGACAGTGAGCTAATACATCGAAGAAAGGAGGAATAAGAGCATGTCTGTCAGCGATATCAATCAGTATAAAAGCGCTGTTTCACCCAATCAGGCAAACGCCAAATCAAATACAAAATCGTTTATGGATAACACAACGATGGGGAAAGAAGCTTTCCTTCGCTTGCTGGTCACGCAAATGCAGAACCAGGACCCAACGCAACCGTTGCAGGATAGGGAGCTTATCGCGCAGTTGACCCAGTTCAGTACGCTGGAGCAGATGACGAATTTGAACGATATGTTTTCTGTATTTGTTTCTTCTTTTGTAGAAACTCAATACGTTGGTGGATTATCAACCATGATCGGTAAGAAAATAACATGGACCGAACGTGTAGAAGAGACGAATGAGGCTGGCGAGAAAACCTGGAAAGAAGTACCGAAGGAAGGGATTGTAGCGGCTGTCAGCTTTAAAAATGGCAAAGTACAATTGGTTATGCAGGACGGTACGAAGATGGATATGAATTTAGTAGAAAGCATAACGGACCCATCTGCACCGCCAATTGAGAAGCCGGATGAAAAACCTGGACAAACAGAGGACGGGAAGCAGCCTGAAGGGGACGGAGAAAAAACGCCGCCTGTAGATGATTCCAAGGAAGAAAGCACCGAGTCAACGAATGAAGGTGGCGGAGCATGAACCATATTAAAGCCGGACATATCTTTTATCCACAAACATTAACACCGGCAGCACCGAAAAAGAAAGAAAATCAGGCAGCCACTTCATTTAATACAGTATTTCAGCAGAAGCTGGAGGAAACAAAGACTTCTATTGATTTTTCTAATCATGCCCTGCAACGGTTGGAGAAGCGCGGAATTTCATTAAGCAACGAAGACATTGCCAAGTTGACTGGTGCCGTAGAGAAGGCGCAGGCCAAAGGGGCAAAGGAATCGCTTGTACTGATGAATGATGTTGCATATATCGTTAGCGTGCCGAATAGGAAAGTCATTACGGCGGTGGATGGACCGTCGATGCAGGAGAATGTGTTTACAAATATTGATAGTGCAATCATTGTATAATAGCAATTCAAATAATAATAGAAAGAGCCGGACCTTACCGAGGAGGCTCTGTGCCGCTGACTGATTGACGCGGTACGCAAAATAAGGAGGAAAATGAAATGTTACGTTCCATGTATTCAGGTATTGGTGGTATGCGCGGCTTTCAAACAAAATTAGACGTAA
Protein-coding sequences here:
- the codY gene encoding GTP-sensing pleiotropic transcriptional regulator CodY, whose amino-acid sequence is MDLLTKIRRINRLLQKTAGHPVNFMEMAEVMSEIIEANIFVLSRKGKILGYANAQEVDNERIRKMLDERRFPGDYSTQLLRLDETSANLDIESPYTAFPVEMKDLFKKGLTTIVPVVGGGDRLGTLVLARVNETFTDDDLVLAEVGATVVGMEILRERAEEIEQEARSKAVVQMAIGSLSYSELEAVEHIFEELDAKEGLLVASKIADRVGITRSVIVNALRKLESAGVIESRSLGMKGTYIKILNEKLLPELEKLKTS
- the flgB gene encoding flagellar basal body rod protein FlgB, whose product is MLSTPTMSIFEKALDAATLRQRAISNNIANVDTPHYRTQSVVFEDELQKAMAKSSTAFTAYRTNEKHLPFGMASLQDVGPKLQVDKAVGPMQNSANNVDLDFEMTNLARNQLWYNALVQQASGQYNKLRTVIGGK
- the flgC gene encoding flagellar basal body rod protein FlgC, producing the protein MALFGSFDSSASALTANRLRMDVISSNISNANTTRGEYVNGRWQPYKRKVAIIEPKKEASSFQNFLQMAANKTGRTVTNGVRVTRIMEDRTPPKMMYDPTHPDADARGYVALPNVDMLKEMVDLMSTTRAYESNVTAINAAKAMAMKALEIGK
- the fliE gene encoding flagellar hook-basal body complex protein FliE, translated to MIEKIGMNLPVEAMQGEGKRVSPTPYEATTAFSTYLKNAIQDVNGLQKASDKLNQGLATGQVQDIHQVMIASQKAGVAMDMAMQVRNKAVEAYQEIMRMQI
- the fliF gene encoding flagellar basal-body MS-ring/collar protein FliF, translating into MNERLQQWREKLTEFSARFSKKQKMMIGAIAAFLIISATLAIYIASRPTYVPLFSGNLTEVDVAQIKTELDATGYANYQIQGNSVLVPEKDKYNLAADLTAKGVPKGEGVRLDIFSQNIGMGMTDRQFDVIERDAMQTQLADLLKMVDGVRNAKVTLVMPQETVFARENEETASASIVVDVEPGKQLGPQQINALYNLVSKSVPNLPKDKIAIMNQYSEMLEMADEGDNAYSLDQYEKQRKIKKDIETDIQKNLQNMLGTILGRDKVFVYTYVKLNFDKTQREEQLVEPVDKENNEGIIISAEKIQETYSGKGASAGGTAGTGETQIPGYPGATGGENVESEKIEDRVNREVNRIKQNIVGQPYKIEDISINVGVEPPTADQADSLTDEVKKDIEQIIGNVVRTSLSSQGTEFTEDQINQRVKVFAQAFNGKQEVVEEGNNWTLIIVSSIVGLLLIVAVVVFIIVRRRRNEEEQAVAETVQTKPFEVPELQYAEDGEEVIVRKQLEKLAGEKPEEFVNLLRTWLADE
- the fliG gene encoding flagellar motor switch protein FliG, with translation MARPSRELSGRQKAAILLISLGPEVSAQVFKHLREEEIEQLTLEIANVRKVGGEDKESVLTEFHQICVAQEYISQGGINYAKEILEKALGQQKAFDIIHRLTAHLQVRPFDFARKADPGQILNFIQNEHPQTIALVLSYLEPEQSAAILSALPQERQAEVARRIALMESTSPDVISQVESVLEQKLSSTVVQDYTQAGGIESVVNMLNNVDRSTERVILDTLEIQDPELAEEIKKRMFVFEDIVVLDDRSIQRVIRDVENADLMLALKVANEEVRDVVFRNMSKRMADTFREEMEYMGPVRLRDVEEAQTRIVATIRRLEEAGEIIIARGGGDEIIV
- a CDS encoding FliH/SctL family protein encodes the protein MSRIIKSATYSTMENKKVIQFQHQKYIRFTEEPGELMGAEELNEAVDESLSISKADELIKNAEEEAARIVAEARRQAEVIVQEARQEIDAWWNQKRVEDEEARHFAKQEGYEQGIEHGREEGRRLVYEEYAQALEQSAAILEEAPSIKRRMIAEAESFVLDLTIEIARKVIGEQLTLDKENVIALIRRALSRTQEYKSVTVAVSPDTYTYVQENRAKLLEVLDSQVEITIIPDDSVTDGGTVIRTTMGSVDARVDVQLEEIKKALQAVLADEGES
- the fliI gene encoding flagellar protein export ATPase FliI; translated protein: MLQFEKYISALQQVDPFRVNGKVSQVIGLTVEAMGPNVKIGEVCHIYPVASSVPVPAEVVGFKDNKVLLMPLGELGAIGPGCDVVATGKPLTVRVGMELLGQVLDGSGRLMNGSLLSNAMVEYPVDSQPPNPLSRPRIREPLSVGVRAIDGLLTVGKGQRIGIFAGSGVGKSTLLSMIARNTEADVNVIGLIGERGREVADFIERDLGEEGLKRSVVVVATSDQPALIRIKGALLTTAIAEYFRDQGLNVMMMMDSVTRFAMAQREVGLAIGEPPATRGYTPSVFALLPRLLERAGTSASGSITAFYTVLVEGDDMNDPIADSVRGILDGHIVLSRKIAHTGQYPAIDILASVSRVMKEIVTPQHYAAANELKRLMAVYRDAEDLINIGAYKSGANRDIDQAIRYKDTIMQYTGQSVDERSNLEESIETLTATFTPN
- the fliJ gene encoding flagellar export protein FliJ, whose translation is MSFIYSFQKILDMKEKEKEQAEISYSKSMQALHREQKRLSDLVKNKQQVEERMVRKEETISLAELKTNYEYVGHLQRMIVQANETKVQAEKDVETKQGILSERAMDQKIWEKLKEHSFEKYKERMLQREQKELDEIAVARYYRQRVKPH
- a CDS encoding MotE family protein, whose amino-acid sequence is MEEIAEERSYSRLEWFFYIIFIPLLFTLVLSAIIAQMFGYNVVGVLAKELNQIPVIEKLIPDAAIDRPPSEKEEVKTDKKDVTVADLKTQLAVKEREVNELKKKAELEEQKAKRLQQQTQIQQGDAKVSQEQMNEEKQKQIKNLAKVYTTMSAGKAAPIMEKMSPEEAGQLLLVMKPEERSAIMAKMDPKTAADLTLLLKETSQADSNDPGVLQQRLLELKYNASIRELAASISSMQPTNAANLIERLFTSDERKAVLVLSQMEAGQRGQILSKLAENKSRAALAAKISQKLLTN
- a CDS encoding flagellar hook-length control protein FliK; the protein is MTTVQVNGSLPITKAPSRPTGTSNSVASATSFAREMQTALNEGPKEAPDALASAEKTEADSLLQMLENLLNTVTDIVKQVEENQDVLKDGEIPEELYAALQQIYQLLQQMNLGKQGEQGKGTGEWLQNVFSPIQQQGISNTEEEPFSILNMEQKVKDILNLLKGKNADSLPRDFTSRLQTVLSQVENVSQLAQDTTVKNANATPINGAITQSNALSVKETVQTEGAVTPISDASVPEEGTVTKAMHHQLQENVPNVKLEGTATARNANVSLVPARFFANEMETYIVKQVQLNRGTGAMETTLRLFPENLGRVDVRITALNGAITAHFVTSQVAGKEAIEQQLHQLRHALIQQGLNVEKIEVSYITTTTSEQSSADLLQQGKGNSQQQQKGEEEQSAEEAEFNLAELLGEDIPEPDETVS
- a CDS encoding flagellar hook capping FlgD N-terminal domain-containing protein; this encodes MSVSDINQYKSAVSPNQANAKSNTKSFMDNTTMGKEAFLRLLVTQMQNQDPTQPLQDRELIAQLTQFSTLEQMTNLNDMFSVFVSSFVETQYVGGLSTMIGKKITWTERVEETNEAGEKTWKEVPKEGIVAAVSFKNGKVQLVMQDGTKMDMNLVESITDPSAPPIEKPDEKPGQTEDGKQPEGDGEKTPPVDDSKEESTESTNEGGGA
- a CDS encoding TIGR02530 family flagellar biosynthesis protein — its product is MNHIKAGHIFYPQTLTPAAPKKKENQAATSFNTVFQQKLEETKTSIDFSNHALQRLEKRGISLSNEDIAKLTGAVEKAQAKGAKESLVLMNDVAYIVSVPNRKVITAVDGPSMQENVFTNIDSAIIV